The DNA sequence TACCTTCATTGCTCATAATTGCTTTAACACTTTTTACAAACTTTAATGTATTGAATTGCTCGGGAACGCTTGCACCAACATACATATCAACACATATCAGGTCGTACTTATTGCCATTTTTTTTCGTCTCTTCAATAAATGAAATCGCATCTTTGATCCTTACTTTCGCCCCACTTTCCTCCCAATTCAAATATTTTTTTCCAAATTTTACCATGATCGGATCAATGTCAATTCCAATAATCTCTGCCTTTGGCCAATGCTTACGGACCATATGCGACATTCCTCCTCCTGCAAATCCAAGTATCAAAACATTTTTGGGCGGATTTGATTTGGTAATCTTTTTGACTTCCACAAGCGGCTTCATCCAGATTTTTTTGGCAAGACCTCCTGATTGTGGTAAGCCACCTGCAAAGATACTTACTCCCCAGAGCAATTCTTTAACAACAGTTATTTCACCATTAACTTTTGAATTTTCTTTCTCGAGTATTTTTCTACCTGCCAAATAATCAATTGCACTCATATTACTATTTACATTTTGTAACTATCAGCCTGTAATTTAAAAAGTCTAGCATATTTACCATTTTTAGCCATTAAGAAACTATGCGTCCCCTTTTCAATAATTCTCCCATCATCTAGTACAAATATCCTGTCGGCTATCTTTACAGTAGAAAATCTCTGTGTCACAAAGATTAATATCTTCCCTTTGGTTGATTCCTTTAATTCTTGAAATATTTTTTCCTCGGCTTCCGGATCTACATTACTAGTCGGTTCATCAAGTATGATTACATCGGCATTTTTTCTAAACAACATTCTGGCAATACCAAATCTTTGCCATTGTCCAATCGACGGCTGCACACCGTGCTCAAATTCAGGTGATACAGGATTATTGTATTTTAAAGGTAATTTTTCGATAAACCTGTCAATTCCCGACTTTTCGGCAGCTTTTTTAATTTCGTCGATGTTGTCGATATTTTCGATGTCACCAAATCCAATCGCTTCTTTGGCAGAAAATGGATAAAGTTCAAACATTTGAAATAAGATGGCTAGCCTTTTACGCCAGCTGGTTAAGTCAATATTTTTTATATTCTCTCCGGAGATAAGCACTTGACCTTTTTGAGGATCGTAAAATCTTCCAAGAAGTTTGATTAAAGTAGTTTTTCCGGCACCATTTTCACCTACTATCGCGATTTTCTCCCCAGCTTTTATATGAAAGTCAATGTCTTTTAATATCCAATCGGAGCTTTTCTTATATCTAAAAGAAACGTTATTAAATTCGATTTTGTTTACCGTATCAATTTTTATAGCGTCGGGATTATCCTTCTCTATCTTGGGTTCTAGATTCAAAAACCAAACCAGGTCTTTCACGTAAATATAATTTTCAAAAATATCAAGGAAGGCATATACCAGACCGGATAAGTTTGAACGTGCGGATCTGAAAGATTGTATATAGAGCTGAAAGCTACCTAGAGTAATGGTCGATACTAATACAAGTATTGCCAGATATATATAAGTCACGAACTCCACTATAATTAAGGGAATATCTGTATA is a window from the Candidatus Woesebacteria bacterium genome containing:
- a CDS encoding fused MFS/spermidine synthase, giving the protein MSAIDYLAGRKILEKENSKVNGEITVVKELLWGVSIFAGGLPQSGGLAKKIWMKPLVEVKKITKSNPPKNVLILGFAGGGMSHMVRKHWPKAEIIGIDIDPIMVKFGKKYLNWEESGAKVRIKDAISFIEETKKNGNKYDLICVDMYVGASVPEQFNTLKFVKSVKAIMSNEGISVFNRLYGKNNREIADKFKKILQNVFSKVRAVRPEANIMFICSNIV
- a CDS encoding ABC transporter ATP-binding protein; the protein is MASRHISSRFSQIIFTLKNIAIIVYRTRPKMFVSVILLNALWGFSSVPGFYLEKLMIDNLIKGIGNGNLQAVLIPIGFIIFAYLVLELTRNTLSGFNRLFQRNLSRILDVELTALIGKKLTQIDMSMIESPKYRDRFERIQKEAGRRAWGLMFAFSDIPNYLVGFITALVVLLVVNPIVSLAIVVFSLPKFFAHSKYIKKDYELHKELSYHRRIWGKLEYYLSGNNNYMELKVLNLSDHLSNKLHNIFNFVLQKEIDHSTKREKARSYTDIPLIIVEFVTYIYLAILVLVSTITLGSFQLYIQSFRSARSNLSGLVYAFLDIFENYIYVKDLVWFLNLEPKIEKDNPDAIKIDTVNKIEFNNVSFRYKKSSDWILKDIDFHIKAGEKIAIVGENGAGKTTLIKLLGRFYDPQKGQVLISGENIKNIDLTSWRKRLAILFQMFELYPFSAKEAIGFGDIENIDNIDEIKKAAEKSGIDRFIEKLPLKYNNPVSPEFEHGVQPSIGQWQRFGIARMLFRKNADVIILDEPTSNVDPEAEEKIFQELKESTKGKILIFVTQRFSTVKIADRIFVLDDGRIIEKGTHSFLMAKNGKYARLFKLQADSYKM